The Ranitomeya variabilis isolate aRanVar5 chromosome 7, aRanVar5.hap1, whole genome shotgun sequence DNA window tagaatttttagaCTTAATATAATTGAAAAAATATTTACCTGCTGATATGAACGCTAAAGTCTCCTCGCACAGTACCAGGCTTGGCCTGAGAAGAGTCAGTCTCCCCAACCATCAATCGGGAAGATCTAACCACGTTGTGCCCCTCCCAAACCTGGagtaatatattaaaaaaatgtatatataagaatttttcagcagtctccttatcatcagaggctggATCATAATGACACGCAACAGCTATACACAACAGATAAactcaggatccaccaatcacaagaggagatgacacagctcccccttcccttcacaatgacctttgcacacgcacATTAGAAGCATCAGTACAAAAGCTAGTCTgatcattgctgctaatgtacatctcGATTTTCTAatactagttaaaaaaaaaaaaactgcaagaattttatatttttaatataaatggaggaaaaaaaagtcataggaagttatatatatatatatatatatatatatatatatatatatatatatatatatatatatatatatatatatatatatatatatatatatatatagttctgaAATATTCTTGTACTTTATGTACAAATTAAAGCCACAGGGAAAATATAAAAATAGTGATGTATTACTAAAATGATGGTAATAGCAGCAAAAATTGAACATCAAATAAACACAAAAGCGAGATATTTTGGACCATACTCCCCATTGCTACCACAGGTCCGGACGCCATGTACCGTATGAGCGCAGGGTAGAAGGGCTTCTTCTGTAGGTCATGGTAATGTTTGCTCAGGACGGCCTCGGAAGCCTAAGGAGGGGAAAACATCATTAATTACAGATATTACATTTACACCCCAATAATATTTTATAGGGTACACTACGACTCATGGCTTTCACTTTCCAAAGACAGGAAACTtctttacaaacttttttttcttGCATTGTTCTGACCTTCAGTCCTAAATCCTTTTATATCCGCCATTCTGCTATAATTAAAGAACAATTGATGAATCACAATTTAAAGGATCTGAGTTGTCTGGACAGGAAGCGTTACACCCCAGGGCAGGGCAGTACGTGACCCCTGCAAACACCATGGGCTAATATAGCAGTATATACTGTGTCAGctgtggttttacataggactgcaaagtaaattgttccagaaatatttttttttttaagaataaatAAATTTAGGCATAAGACGCAACTTCTCCAGAGATCGGTCGACCATACaacactgtatataggggcctcTCAGAACATGTCGGGGTGATAAAgatcaggtatatatatatatatatatatatatatatatatatatatatatatatatatatatatatatatatatatatatatatattttttttttttttacactgcctgatccttttgttctccagcGCCACTATAGATAAAGAAGCGTTACACCGTTCCCGTCGGGATTCAGAGAGGGGTACCTGCAGCATTTTTATTCCCACCAACTTAAAGCCACGTTGCTCAAATCGTCTGATGACCTCCCCGACCATTCTCCGCTGCACCCCGTCCGGCTTCACGGCGATCAGCGTCCTTTCACAGATCTCAGGAGCCGCTAGACACAAAGAGTTAACAATCATGGGAGATACAGAAAAAAGGATTAACTGCTCTGTATGTACAGAATATGTATAGGGCTCAAAAGAAGAAGAGGCACGACAGAGGCCGGCACGGTGAGCGAAACTTGAGACCATGCTTTGGAGCGGCTGGGGGTAGTAGTCCCCCCCACcgccccttctcttctccacaAAAAGATCAGCGAGAAGGGTGTGCGCTCACTTCTGTATGGGGGAAGGAGAAAGTGCAGAGAGAAGAGAGGACAGAGGAAACTGCAGACCCCAGCCGTGTCCATGACTGTGCCAGATGTGAGGGGTCTTGTACAGGAGAAGACCCTGCCCCATGTCAACATGGCCGAGATTGACCCCACTGTTTTGGCTGTACAACTACTAGGAATCTGTACTTTTTTTTTAGAGGGGGCTGGAAAAGTGGGAGACCACCCACACATAAGGCATAATAGGAGCCATGTTGGCTGTGACTCTTTCTTGGAAACGTATGGAGCTACATGGAGATTTTGGCCCCTGCCTCATACCATGACGGGGAAGGTCACACTGTGACCCCCAAATATCGTAATCAGTTGGATTTTTTGAGGCACTTTGCAATGTGACCCCAATCACTTGCACTAGTGGCCAAAGTCGCTGTGTAGCCCCCCATCTTTGTACTGTAGAAAACTTTAGATCCTGAAATACGAGAAATTCAGGAAGCTGAGATTTATGGAGCTGTTTGATCCAATCCTGCAGGACAGGAAAAGCTGCACTGTAACAAAACTGCAGATGTGGAAAGACTTGATGGGTAGGAATAGTCAGCAGCCTCTCTGGGTCAGCAAGAACCTTTCTACTCACTGACAGGGTGGGGGATCCTGGGCAGATGCCTGGTCTGTCgccgctaacgccggccctgctgacagcaagcagagatcttgcaaaatatatagatatagatatatttgATAAATAATTCCCAGGCTCTGAACGGTTAATATTTTCAGCCGGGGCACAGCAGGCTTCATGCTACAAGCAATTAGTGGTTCATTCATAATTGGATTGAGAGTCTCTGCCCAATCAGCTGCTACTAATCACCAGTAATTAACAAGGAGCCTGGGGGCGCCGCTAATGAATGGCCTGCAGTGTGTGTAATATACCTATGATGGACGAGCATGCATGTACCGGCGAGTGTCCATGGCAGATAACATCGCCTCTAGAAGCCACTATAGTGGGAGTAGGCACAGCagcctgggacttgtagttccacagcaGCAATAAATACATAT harbors:
- the NME4 gene encoding nucleoside diphosphate kinase, mitochondrial, with the translated sequence MICILRGLLSGGRAVYPARPPCLGYSSAAPEICERTLIAVKPDGVQRRMVGEVIRRFEQRGFKLVGIKMLQASEAVLSKHYHDLQKKPFYPALIRYMASGPVVAMVWEGHNVVRSSRLMVGETDSSQAKPGTVRGDFSVHISRNIIHASDSVEVAEKEIGLWFHTAELITWETNDHSDLYQV